From a region of the Heliangelus exortis chromosome 19, bHelExo1.hap1, whole genome shotgun sequence genome:
- the PATZ1 gene encoding POZ-, AT hook-, and zinc finger-containing protein 1 isoform X1, which produces MERVSEAAACGPSSGCYTYQVSRHSADMLHSLNQQRKNGGRFCDVLLRVGDESFPAHRAVLAACSEYFESVFSAQLGDGAGGGGGAEGGATEAAAAAGGAAAAAGGAPGGGRELEMHTISSKVFGDILDFAYTSRIVVRLESFPELMTAAKFLLMRSVIDICQEVIKQSNVQILVPPARPDIMLFRPGAADLGFPLDMTNGAALAPNGNGIAGMPEDEAARAALTAAQSSLPVLQGVDRLPMVAGPLSPPLLASPFQNVASAPTLSTKRGRGRPRKANLLDSMMFGTPGGLREAGILPCGLCGKVFTDANRLRQHEAQHGVTSLQLGYIDIPPPRLGENGVPGPDDPDAPRKRSRTRKQVACEICGKIFRDVYHLNRHKLSHSGEKPYSCPVCGLRFKRKDRMSYHVRSHDGSVGKPYICQSCGKGFSRPDHLNGHIKQVHTSERPHKCQQENGSHHGISSETSTSIEKLNLQETCNASFATRDRLRSHLACHEDKVPCQVCGKYLRAAYMADHLKKHSEGPSNFCTICNRGFSSASYLKVHVKTHHGVPLPQVSRHQESIPNGGAAFHCVRTYGIKEGQKCSHSDPIESSDSYGDLSDTSDLKTPEKQSTNGSFSCDMAVTKNKMETEGEKKYPCPECGSFFRSKSYLNKHIQKVHVRALGGPLGDLGPALGSPFSPQQNMSLLESFGFQIVQSAFASSLVDPEVDQQPMGPEGK; this is translated from the exons ATGGAGCGGGTGAGCGAGGCCGCCGCCTGCGGCCCCTCGTCGGGCTGCTACACCTACCAGGTGAGCCGGCACAGCGCCGACATGCTGCACAGCCTCAACCAGCAGCGCAAGAACGGCGGCCGCTTCTGCGACGTGCTCCTCCGCGTGGGCGACGAGAGCTTCCCGGCGCACCGGGCGGTGCTGGCCGCCTGCAGCGAGTACTTCGAGTCGGTCTTCAGCGCGCAGCTCGGCGACGGGGCaggtggcggcggcggcgcggagGGGGGCGCGAcggaggcggcggcggcagccGGCGGGGCTGCGGCGGCGGCCGGCGGAGCCCCCGGTGGCGGGCGGGAGCTGGAGATGCACACCATCAGCTCCAAGGTGTTCGGAGACATCCTGGACTTCGCCTACACGTCGCGCATCGTGGTGCGGCTGGAGAGCTTCCCGGAGCTCATGACGGCCGCCAAGTTCCTGCTGATGCGCTCTGTGATTGACATCTGCCAGGAGGTCATCAAGCAGTCCAATGTGCAGATCCTCGTGCCCCCCGCACGCCCCGACATTATGCTTTTCCGTCCGGGGGCTGCGGACCTCGGCTTCCCTCTTGACATGACCAACGGTGCCGCTTTGGCACCCAATGGCAACGGCATCGCCGGTATGCCCGAAGACGAGGCGGCGCGGGCTGCCCTCACTGCTGCGCAGTCCTCCCTACCTGTTCTGCAGGGTGTGGACCGCCTGCCCATGGTGGCGGGACCTCTGTCCCCGCCGCTGCTGGCCTCACCCTTCCAGAATGTTGCTAGTGCCCCCACTTTAAGCACCAAGAGGGGCAGAGGGCGGCCCCGTAAAGCAAATCTCTTGGACTCTATGATGTTTGGTACCCCAGGGGGCCTGCGAGAGGCTGGTATCCTGCCTTGTGGCCTCTGTGGGAAAGTATTTACAGATGCTAATCGTCTTCGACAGCATGAGGCTCAACACGGGGTGACAAGCTTACAGCTGGGCTACATAGACATTCCACCCCCAAGACTGGGTGAAAATGGTGTCCCTGGTCCGGATGACCCTGATGCACCCCGAAAAAGAAGCAGGACGAGGAAACAGGTGGCTTGTGAGATCTGTGGCAAGATTTTTCGGGACGTGTACCACCTGAATCGACACAAGCTGTCACACTCTGGCGAAAAGCCTTACTCTTGTCCAGTGTGTGGTTTACGGTTCAAGCGGAAAGATAGGATGTCCTATCATGTTCGGTCTCACGATGGCTCTGTGGGAAAGCCCTACATCTGCCAGAGCtgtggaaaaggcttttccaG gcCAGACCACTTGAATGGACACATCAAGCAGGTGCATACCTCAGAGAGACCTCACAAATGTCAG CAGGAAAATGGCAGCCACCATGGAATAAGCTCAGAGACATCCACATCCATAGAAAAGTTGAACCTTCAAGAG ACTTGTAATGCTTCCTTTGCCACTCGTGACCGACTGCGCTCACACCTAGCATGTCATGAAGACAAAGTTCCATGCCAGGTGTGTGGGAAGTACTTGCGAGCAGCATATATGGCAGATCATTTGAAGAAACATAGTGAAGGACCAAGCAATTTCTGCACTATCTGTAACCGAG gtttctcctctgcctcctACTTAAAGGTCCATGTTAAAACCCACCACGGTGTTCCCCTTCCCCAGGTCTCCAGGCACCAGGAGTCCATCCCGAATGGGGGAGCAGCGTTCCACTGCGTCAGGACCTATGGCATCAAAG aaGGCCAGAAATGTTCACATTCGGACCCGATTGAGAGTTCTGATTCATATGGAGACCTCTCTGACACCAGTGACCTCAAGACTCCCGAGAAACAGAGCACCAATGGGTCCTTCTCGTGTGACATGGCAGTCACCAAAAACAAAATGGAGACGGAAGGAGAGAAGAAGTACCCTTGCCCTGAGTGTGGCAGCTTTTTCAGATCAAAGTCTTATCTGAACAAACACATACAGAAAGTTCACGTCAGGGCACTTGGTGGCCCACTGGGGGACCTCGGTCCTGCTCTCGGATCCCCCTTTTCACCCCAACAGAACATGTCTCTCCTGGAGTCATTTGGGTTTCAGATCGTCCAGTCAGCATTTGCATCATCCCTAGTGGATCCAGAGGTCGACCAGCAGCCAATGGGGCCAGAGGGGAAATGA
- the PATZ1 gene encoding POZ-, AT hook-, and zinc finger-containing protein 1 isoform X2, giving the protein MERVSEAAACGPSSGCYTYQVSRHSADMLHSLNQQRKNGGRFCDVLLRVGDESFPAHRAVLAACSEYFESVFSAQLGDGAGGGGGAEGGATEAAAAAGGAAAAAGGAPGGGRELEMHTISSKVFGDILDFAYTSRIVVRLESFPELMTAAKFLLMRSVIDICQEVIKQSNVQILVPPARPDIMLFRPGAADLGFPLDMTNGAALAPNGNGIAGMPEDEAARAALTAAQSSLPVLQGVDRLPMVAGPLSPPLLASPFQNVASAPTLSTKRGRGRPRKANLLDSMMFGTPGGLREAGILPCGLCGKVFTDANRLRQHEAQHGVTSLQLGYIDIPPPRLGENGVPGPDDPDAPRKRSRTRKQVACEICGKIFRDVYHLNRHKLSHSGEKPYSCPVCGLRFKRKDRMSYHVRSHDGSVGKPYICQSCGKGFSRPDHLNGHIKQVHTSERPHKCQTCNASFATRDRLRSHLACHEDKVPCQVCGKYLRAAYMADHLKKHSEGPSNFCTICNRGFSSASYLKVHVKTHHGVPLPQVSRHQESIPNGGAAFHCVRTYGIKEGQKCSHSDPIESSDSYGDLSDTSDLKTPEKQSTNGSFSCDMAVTKNKMETEGEKKYPCPECGSFFRSKSYLNKHIQKVHVRALGGPLGDLGPALGSPFSPQQNMSLLESFGFQIVQSAFASSLVDPEVDQQPMGPEGK; this is encoded by the exons ATGGAGCGGGTGAGCGAGGCCGCCGCCTGCGGCCCCTCGTCGGGCTGCTACACCTACCAGGTGAGCCGGCACAGCGCCGACATGCTGCACAGCCTCAACCAGCAGCGCAAGAACGGCGGCCGCTTCTGCGACGTGCTCCTCCGCGTGGGCGACGAGAGCTTCCCGGCGCACCGGGCGGTGCTGGCCGCCTGCAGCGAGTACTTCGAGTCGGTCTTCAGCGCGCAGCTCGGCGACGGGGCaggtggcggcggcggcgcggagGGGGGCGCGAcggaggcggcggcggcagccGGCGGGGCTGCGGCGGCGGCCGGCGGAGCCCCCGGTGGCGGGCGGGAGCTGGAGATGCACACCATCAGCTCCAAGGTGTTCGGAGACATCCTGGACTTCGCCTACACGTCGCGCATCGTGGTGCGGCTGGAGAGCTTCCCGGAGCTCATGACGGCCGCCAAGTTCCTGCTGATGCGCTCTGTGATTGACATCTGCCAGGAGGTCATCAAGCAGTCCAATGTGCAGATCCTCGTGCCCCCCGCACGCCCCGACATTATGCTTTTCCGTCCGGGGGCTGCGGACCTCGGCTTCCCTCTTGACATGACCAACGGTGCCGCTTTGGCACCCAATGGCAACGGCATCGCCGGTATGCCCGAAGACGAGGCGGCGCGGGCTGCCCTCACTGCTGCGCAGTCCTCCCTACCTGTTCTGCAGGGTGTGGACCGCCTGCCCATGGTGGCGGGACCTCTGTCCCCGCCGCTGCTGGCCTCACCCTTCCAGAATGTTGCTAGTGCCCCCACTTTAAGCACCAAGAGGGGCAGAGGGCGGCCCCGTAAAGCAAATCTCTTGGACTCTATGATGTTTGGTACCCCAGGGGGCCTGCGAGAGGCTGGTATCCTGCCTTGTGGCCTCTGTGGGAAAGTATTTACAGATGCTAATCGTCTTCGACAGCATGAGGCTCAACACGGGGTGACAAGCTTACAGCTGGGCTACATAGACATTCCACCCCCAAGACTGGGTGAAAATGGTGTCCCTGGTCCGGATGACCCTGATGCACCCCGAAAAAGAAGCAGGACGAGGAAACAGGTGGCTTGTGAGATCTGTGGCAAGATTTTTCGGGACGTGTACCACCTGAATCGACACAAGCTGTCACACTCTGGCGAAAAGCCTTACTCTTGTCCAGTGTGTGGTTTACGGTTCAAGCGGAAAGATAGGATGTCCTATCATGTTCGGTCTCACGATGGCTCTGTGGGAAAGCCCTACATCTGCCAGAGCtgtggaaaaggcttttccaG gcCAGACCACTTGAATGGACACATCAAGCAGGTGCATACCTCAGAGAGACCTCACAAATGTCAG ACTTGTAATGCTTCCTTTGCCACTCGTGACCGACTGCGCTCACACCTAGCATGTCATGAAGACAAAGTTCCATGCCAGGTGTGTGGGAAGTACTTGCGAGCAGCATATATGGCAGATCATTTGAAGAAACATAGTGAAGGACCAAGCAATTTCTGCACTATCTGTAACCGAG gtttctcctctgcctcctACTTAAAGGTCCATGTTAAAACCCACCACGGTGTTCCCCTTCCCCAGGTCTCCAGGCACCAGGAGTCCATCCCGAATGGGGGAGCAGCGTTCCACTGCGTCAGGACCTATGGCATCAAAG aaGGCCAGAAATGTTCACATTCGGACCCGATTGAGAGTTCTGATTCATATGGAGACCTCTCTGACACCAGTGACCTCAAGACTCCCGAGAAACAGAGCACCAATGGGTCCTTCTCGTGTGACATGGCAGTCACCAAAAACAAAATGGAGACGGAAGGAGAGAAGAAGTACCCTTGCCCTGAGTGTGGCAGCTTTTTCAGATCAAAGTCTTATCTGAACAAACACATACAGAAAGTTCACGTCAGGGCACTTGGTGGCCCACTGGGGGACCTCGGTCCTGCTCTCGGATCCCCCTTTTCACCCCAACAGAACATGTCTCTCCTGGAGTCATTTGGGTTTCAGATCGTCCAGTCAGCATTTGCATCATCCCTAGTGGATCCAGAGGTCGACCAGCAGCCAATGGGGCCAGAGGGGAAATGA
- the PATZ1 gene encoding POZ-, AT hook-, and zinc finger-containing protein 1 isoform X3, with product MERVSEAAACGPSSGCYTYQVSRHSADMLHSLNQQRKNGGRFCDVLLRVGDESFPAHRAVLAACSEYFESVFSAQLGDGAGGGGGAEGGATEAAAAAGGAAAAAGGAPGGGRELEMHTISSKVFGDILDFAYTSRIVVRLESFPELMTAAKFLLMRSVIDICQEVIKQSNVQILVPPARPDIMLFRPGAADLGFPLDMTNGAALAPNGNGIAGMPEDEAARAALTAAQSSLPVLQGVDRLPMVAGPLSPPLLASPFQNVASAPTLSTKRGRGRPRKANLLDSMMFGTPGGLREAGILPCGLCGKVFTDANRLRQHEAQHGVTSLQLGYIDIPPPRLGENGVPGPDDPDAPRKRSRTRKQVACEICGKIFRDVYHLNRHKLSHSGEKPYSCPVCGLRFKRKDRMSYHVRSHDGSVGKPYICQSCGKGFSRPDHLNGHIKQVHTSERPHKCQTCNASFATRDRLRSHLACHEDKVPCQVCGKYLRAAYMADHLKKHSEGPSNFCTICNRGLQAPGVHPEWGSSVPLRQDLWHQRRPEMFTFGPD from the exons ATGGAGCGGGTGAGCGAGGCCGCCGCCTGCGGCCCCTCGTCGGGCTGCTACACCTACCAGGTGAGCCGGCACAGCGCCGACATGCTGCACAGCCTCAACCAGCAGCGCAAGAACGGCGGCCGCTTCTGCGACGTGCTCCTCCGCGTGGGCGACGAGAGCTTCCCGGCGCACCGGGCGGTGCTGGCCGCCTGCAGCGAGTACTTCGAGTCGGTCTTCAGCGCGCAGCTCGGCGACGGGGCaggtggcggcggcggcgcggagGGGGGCGCGAcggaggcggcggcggcagccGGCGGGGCTGCGGCGGCGGCCGGCGGAGCCCCCGGTGGCGGGCGGGAGCTGGAGATGCACACCATCAGCTCCAAGGTGTTCGGAGACATCCTGGACTTCGCCTACACGTCGCGCATCGTGGTGCGGCTGGAGAGCTTCCCGGAGCTCATGACGGCCGCCAAGTTCCTGCTGATGCGCTCTGTGATTGACATCTGCCAGGAGGTCATCAAGCAGTCCAATGTGCAGATCCTCGTGCCCCCCGCACGCCCCGACATTATGCTTTTCCGTCCGGGGGCTGCGGACCTCGGCTTCCCTCTTGACATGACCAACGGTGCCGCTTTGGCACCCAATGGCAACGGCATCGCCGGTATGCCCGAAGACGAGGCGGCGCGGGCTGCCCTCACTGCTGCGCAGTCCTCCCTACCTGTTCTGCAGGGTGTGGACCGCCTGCCCATGGTGGCGGGACCTCTGTCCCCGCCGCTGCTGGCCTCACCCTTCCAGAATGTTGCTAGTGCCCCCACTTTAAGCACCAAGAGGGGCAGAGGGCGGCCCCGTAAAGCAAATCTCTTGGACTCTATGATGTTTGGTACCCCAGGGGGCCTGCGAGAGGCTGGTATCCTGCCTTGTGGCCTCTGTGGGAAAGTATTTACAGATGCTAATCGTCTTCGACAGCATGAGGCTCAACACGGGGTGACAAGCTTACAGCTGGGCTACATAGACATTCCACCCCCAAGACTGGGTGAAAATGGTGTCCCTGGTCCGGATGACCCTGATGCACCCCGAAAAAGAAGCAGGACGAGGAAACAGGTGGCTTGTGAGATCTGTGGCAAGATTTTTCGGGACGTGTACCACCTGAATCGACACAAGCTGTCACACTCTGGCGAAAAGCCTTACTCTTGTCCAGTGTGTGGTTTACGGTTCAAGCGGAAAGATAGGATGTCCTATCATGTTCGGTCTCACGATGGCTCTGTGGGAAAGCCCTACATCTGCCAGAGCtgtggaaaaggcttttccaG gcCAGACCACTTGAATGGACACATCAAGCAGGTGCATACCTCAGAGAGACCTCACAAATGTCAG ACTTGTAATGCTTCCTTTGCCACTCGTGACCGACTGCGCTCACACCTAGCATGTCATGAAGACAAAGTTCCATGCCAGGTGTGTGGGAAGTACTTGCGAGCAGCATATATGGCAGATCATTTGAAGAAACATAGTGAAGGACCAAGCAATTTCTGCACTATCTGTAACCGAG GTCTCCAGGCACCAGGAGTCCATCCCGAATGGGGGAGCAGCGTTCCACTGCGTCAGGACCTATGGCATCAAAG aaGGCCAGAAATGTTCACATTCGGACCCGATTGA